Proteins from a genomic interval of Oceanispirochaeta crateris:
- a CDS encoding phosphatase PAP2 family protein, producing the protein MIQTDILAFFQTQANPFWDGMATGITMFGEELIYILIIAVFFWGISKKKGMILAFTLLTSLFLNNLVKILVHSPRPFEVLDNINGKRLKTATGYSFPSGHTQGASSFYFTLVYLFRNRLFQLCCLVILFLVGISRLYLGVHWPLDVLGGWFLGISTAWLVASKIDRLWEDPSGLERLILILSGLTILFTAMMSFLEVFYFRGAVKTEDFFKGAGILLGCFSGFLIERRFTDFSASKGTLLQKILRIFIGISGIVLLQGGVKVLLSDAAFSHLLRYALMGLWMTLIFPWLGCKVRLFDSSPFVGEAKTQEE; encoded by the coding sequence ATGATTCAGACAGACATTCTTGCTTTTTTTCAGACTCAGGCCAATCCTTTTTGGGATGGGATGGCCACGGGTATCACTATGTTTGGGGAAGAGCTGATTTATATCCTCATTATTGCTGTGTTTTTTTGGGGAATTTCCAAAAAAAAGGGCATGATCCTGGCATTTACTTTACTGACATCCCTGTTTCTCAATAATCTTGTGAAGATTCTTGTACATAGTCCCCGGCCCTTCGAGGTTCTGGACAATATCAATGGAAAACGGCTTAAAACGGCAACGGGGTACTCCTTTCCCAGTGGTCATACACAGGGAGCTTCCAGTTTTTACTTCACCCTTGTTTATCTCTTCCGGAACAGGCTTTTTCAGCTTTGCTGCCTGGTAATTTTATTCCTTGTCGGGATCTCCCGTCTGTACCTGGGGGTACACTGGCCCCTTGATGTGCTGGGCGGATGGTTTCTGGGGATCAGCACAGCCTGGCTGGTTGCGTCAAAGATCGACCGCCTCTGGGAGGACCCTTCCGGCTTGGAGCGACTTATCCTGATATTAAGCGGATTGACAATTCTATTTACAGCCATGATGTCCTTTCTAGAAGTGTTTTACTTTAGAGGCGCAGTCAAAACCGAGGATTTTTTCAAGGGGGCCGGTATACTGTTGGGCTGTTTTTCCGGATTTCTTATAGAGAGACGGTTCACTGATTTTTCTGCATCAAAGGGGACTCTCCTACAGAAAATCCTCAGAATATTCATAGGTATTTCAGGGATTGTGCTCCTCCAGGGAGGAGTCAAGGTTTTACTGTCCGATGCCGCATTCAGTCACCTTTTGAGATATGCCCTCATGGGATTATGGATGACCCTGATATTTCCATGGCTAGGATGCAAAGTCCGTCTGTTCGACAGTTCTCCCTTTGTGGGAGAGGCGAAAACTCAAGAGGAGTAA
- a CDS encoding MFS transporter has product MKRTGISLIALSFIAFISLGLPDGLLGVAWPGIRKDFTLPLDAMGLLLIFSTAGYTLSSFFSGVLVKKLGLGGLLSLSCAVTAIALLINSITPLWVLFVAASTLGGLGAGAVDAGINTYIAQNHSDRMMQWLHASFGLGVTIGPVIMTLGITLTQRWQWGYIIVTIFQILLALIFLFTRGWWHNMTLKEETHVKEEASLLETMRRLTTWLNMLMFMIYTGVELGLGLWSYTLLTESRGVSPTLAGFISGAYWAMFTIGRILAGWFNRKLTVSVMLYFSIFLAILGTVFIIVDLHNGLSIFGIGLSGLAIAPIFPGLVSDTEKRVERKFQSHTIGMQIAAAGIGAALVPSLAGILARIFGLEIIPYFMLSALFLLLLSFRLSHKGRTVEQTDFAS; this is encoded by the coding sequence ATGAAAAGAACAGGGATCAGCCTCATTGCTTTATCGTTCATTGCCTTTATTTCTCTGGGCCTTCCCGACGGGCTTCTGGGCGTAGCTTGGCCCGGCATAAGGAAGGATTTTACCCTTCCCCTGGATGCGATGGGTCTCCTCCTTATATTTTCGACGGCTGGTTATACTCTTTCCAGTTTCTTTAGCGGGGTATTGGTCAAGAAGTTAGGACTGGGAGGACTTCTCAGCCTGAGCTGTGCTGTGACGGCCATTGCTCTCCTGATCAACTCGATCACCCCTCTATGGGTCTTATTTGTTGCAGCATCAACCCTGGGAGGATTGGGAGCGGGGGCCGTAGATGCGGGGATCAATACCTATATTGCCCAGAATCACAGTGACCGTATGATGCAATGGCTTCATGCCAGTTTTGGCTTGGGCGTCACCATCGGCCCAGTAATCATGACACTGGGAATCACACTGACCCAGCGTTGGCAATGGGGTTATATCATCGTCACCATATTCCAAATCCTTCTGGCATTGATTTTTCTTTTTACCCGAGGCTGGTGGCACAATATGACTCTGAAAGAGGAGACTCATGTAAAAGAAGAAGCGTCCCTCTTAGAAACAATGAGAAGACTCACGACCTGGCTGAATATGTTGATGTTCATGATTTATACAGGTGTAGAACTGGGGTTGGGCCTCTGGTCTTACACCCTTCTAACAGAATCAAGGGGAGTCTCACCCACGCTTGCAGGATTCATTTCCGGGGCCTACTGGGCAATGTTTACCATCGGCCGTATTCTAGCCGGCTGGTTCAATAGGAAATTGACAGTCTCTGTTATGCTCTATTTCAGCATTTTCCTTGCCATCCTGGGAACAGTTTTTATTATTGTGGATCTCCATAACGGCTTAAGCATATTTGGTATCGGATTAAGCGGACTGGCCATAGCCCCTATTTTTCCTGGACTGGTTTCCGATACGGAAAAACGGGTGGAACGAAAGTTTCAAAGTCATACCATAGGCATGCAGATTGCCGCAGCCGGAATTGGAGCGGCCCTCGTTCCATCCCTGGCTGGTATTCTAGCCAGGATATTTGGCCTTGAAATCATTCCCTACTTTATGTTAAGCGCTCTATTCTTACTCCTCTTGAGTTTTCGCCTCTCCCACAAAGGGAGAACTGTCGAACAGACGGACTTTGCATCCTAG